In the genome of Parafrankia irregularis, one region contains:
- a CDS encoding helix-turn-helix domain-containing protein encodes MLDGEPIVNRIMLGARLRRLREGTGITREKAGYQIRASDSKISRMELGRVGFKERDVADLLTLYGVVAEADRAPILALARESNRPGWWRGFADVVSPWAEPYLGLEAAAALIRTYHLHLVPDLLQTADYARAVVLQTSSRGSLTDEAVDRAVAMRMARQRLLTRPDPPKLWAVVDEAALRPRIGSTAVLRAQLAHLAELAAAPNIVIQILPAAYGGHVSAAGAFTILRFLEPEVPDVVHLEHLTGAAHLDRPEDVDRYEELMNRIGVDSVTPERTPDHLARLSARLER; translated from the coding sequence CCCATCGTGAACCGCATCATGTTGGGGGCCCGCCTGCGCCGCCTTCGTGAGGGAACCGGAATCACCCGGGAGAAGGCCGGTTACCAGATCCGTGCCTCCGACTCGAAGATCAGCCGCATGGAGCTCGGGCGGGTCGGTTTCAAGGAACGCGACGTGGCCGACCTGCTCACCCTGTACGGCGTGGTCGCCGAGGCCGACCGTGCCCCGATCCTCGCACTGGCCAGGGAGTCGAACCGGCCGGGCTGGTGGCGTGGCTTCGCCGACGTCGTGTCCCCCTGGGCGGAGCCCTACCTGGGGCTGGAGGCCGCCGCGGCTTTGATCCGGACCTACCACCTGCACCTGGTTCCCGACCTGTTGCAGACCGCGGACTACGCCCGTGCCGTCGTGCTCCAGACCAGCAGCCGGGGCTCGCTGACCGACGAGGCCGTCGACCGTGCCGTCGCGATGCGGATGGCCCGGCAGCGCCTGCTGACCAGGCCGGACCCGCCGAAGCTGTGGGCCGTCGTGGACGAGGCCGCGCTGCGCCCGCGGATCGGCTCCACCGCGGTCCTGCGGGCCCAGCTGGCGCATCTGGCCGAGCTGGCGGCGGCGCCGAACATCGTCATCCAGATCCTGCCCGCGGCCTACGGCGGGCACGTCTCGGCGGCCGGGGCCTTCACGATCCTGCGGTTCCTTGAACCCGAGGTGCCCGATGTGGTCCACCTCGAGCACCTGACCGGCGCCGCCCACCTCGACCGGCCCGAGGACGTCGACCGCTACGAGGAGCTGATGAACCGGATCGGTGTCGACAGCGTCACCCCGGAGCGCACCCCGGACCACCTCGCCCGGCTGAGCGCGCGCCTCGAGCGCTGA
- a CDS encoding superoxide dismutase family protein: MPRLPTRTALTAALAAAGLTLVVSGCGAEDNQAAAATSTASATPTPAASGSAQATRGGAAAGSVDVVLYNVTGADVGTVTLTPVDGAVRVEGRFHGLTPGGYHGFHIHQKPVCEPKAADGAFSTAGPHFNPGGTHHGEHAGDLPPLLVDKDGSAEILTQSDRFTLDDLRRGGVALIVHAQPDNLAHIPDRYQASGAPSPGPDEKTNATGDAGDRIACGVLAKS, encoded by the coding sequence TTGCCACGTCTACCGACCCGTACCGCGCTCACCGCCGCCCTCGCGGCGGCCGGGCTGACGCTGGTGGTGAGCGGCTGCGGCGCCGAGGACAACCAGGCCGCCGCGGCGACCTCCACCGCCTCCGCGACGCCCACGCCGGCTGCCTCCGGGTCGGCGCAGGCCACCCGTGGCGGGGCCGCCGCCGGGTCCGTCGACGTCGTTCTGTACAACGTCACCGGGGCGGATGTGGGCACGGTGACCCTCACCCCCGTCGACGGCGCCGTCCGGGTCGAAGGCCGGTTCCACGGCCTCACCCCGGGGGGCTACCACGGGTTCCACATCCACCAGAAGCCGGTCTGTGAGCCCAAGGCCGCCGACGGGGCGTTCAGCACCGCGGGCCCCCACTTCAACCCGGGCGGTACGCATCACGGTGAGCATGCCGGCGACCTGCCGCCGTTGCTGGTGGACAAGGACGGCTCCGCCGAGATCCTCACCCAGAGCGACCGGTTCACCCTCGACGACCTGCGCAGGGGTGGGGTCGCGCTGATCGTGCACGCCCAGCCGGACAACCTCGCTCACATACCGGACCGGTACCAGGCCAGCGGAGCCCCGTCCCCCGGCCCGGACGAGAAGACCAACGCGACCGGTGACGCCGGTGACCGCATCGCCTGTGGCGTGCTCGCGAAGTCCTGA
- a CDS encoding SsgA family sporulation/cell division regulator gives MSNVVTLDVNATYLTDAGKRVPALVSLGFDPLDPVAITVRAQVDEPRLAMATFARALFVVDDDRWAGPAGPAGLAGRDEPDGPVGLAGPDEPSVADGARVEPVVRGGRRLLSVSVPCPGGRAALEMSATRVSAFIQRTYTLVPVAAEAAMIDLDLDLGLAALGCG, from the coding sequence GTGTCCAACGTCGTGACGTTGGACGTCAACGCCACCTACCTGACCGACGCCGGGAAGCGGGTTCCCGCGCTGGTCTCGCTGGGCTTCGATCCGCTGGACCCGGTCGCGATCACCGTGCGGGCCCAGGTCGACGAGCCGCGCCTGGCCATGGCGACCTTCGCCCGGGCGCTGTTCGTCGTCGACGACGACCGGTGGGCCGGCCCGGCAGGACCGGCCGGCCTGGCCGGCCGCGACGAACCCGACGGACCGGTCGGCCTGGCTGGGCCCGATGAGCCGTCCGTCGCGGACGGGGCACGCGTCGAGCCGGTCGTGCGCGGCGGGCGACGCCTGTTGTCGGTGTCGGTGCCCTGCCCCGGTGGGAGGGCCGCGCTCGAGATGTCGGCGACCCGGGTGAGTGCCTTCATCCAACGGACCTACACCCTGGTTCCCGTGGCGGCTGAGGCCGCCATGATCGACCTTGATCT